A part of Methanobrevibacter sp. genomic DNA contains:
- a CDS encoding cation-translocating P-type ATPase: MNLKFSKKEKIDIIIILISTISLVAEFILSINHLSWISIMLCGIPIFKECLEGLITEFDIKADLLVSIAIIASVIIGEIFAAGEIATIMAIGGFLEEYTVSKTQGKIKELINMTPQLATRIKNETEEKIAIEDVNVGDILKVLPGESIPTDGIIINGETSIDQSTLTGESLPVNKTTHDEVYSGTINLYGSFIMETTKIGEDSSIQKLIKLVESSKPENAKIVKTADKWATLIVVIAFTVSILTYLFTFEITRSVTILVVFCPCALVLATPTAIMAAIGNLTKYGILVKDGESIEELACVDELIFDKTGTLTNGTPKVVKVISENPHEMMHLLASLESKSEHPLAKAIVKHYNKNDLEEVMEFKMHIGKGITGMINKRKITAGNKRLLKSEKIPIKFDDENKNGEIEIFVAKEKEVMGKIILADTVRESSKQTISSLKKLRIKTTLLTGDNEKTAKSIANQVNIRNIKYNCLPEDKTKYIECEQKKKHRIAMIGDGINDAPSLRKSNVGIAMGKIGSDISLEAAKIVLIKDNIEHIPHLIEISRKTIKTITISIAFALSLNIIAMALAVLGILNPIEGALIHNIGSVIVIIYSSLLIKYKSQNIDYIPN, encoded by the coding sequence ATGAATTTAAAATTTAGCAAAAAAGAAAAAATAGACATAATCATAATATTAATCTCAACAATAAGCCTTGTTGCGGAATTCATATTGTCAATTAATCATCTTTCCTGGATTTCAATAATGCTGTGCGGAATTCCCATATTTAAAGAATGTTTAGAAGGATTAATTACAGAATTTGATATTAAAGCAGATTTACTTGTTTCAATAGCCATCATTGCATCAGTTATCATAGGTGAAATATTTGCAGCAGGAGAAATTGCAACAATAATGGCGATTGGAGGATTTTTAGAAGAGTATACCGTATCAAAAACACAGGGAAAAATAAAAGAACTAATAAATATGACTCCGCAACTTGCAACAAGAATAAAAAACGAAACAGAAGAGAAGATAGCTATTGAAGATGTGAATGTGGGAGATATCTTAAAAGTTCTTCCAGGTGAAAGCATTCCTACTGATGGAATAATAATTAATGGTGAAACTTCAATTGACCAATCAACACTAACAGGAGAGTCTCTGCCAGTGAATAAGACCACACATGATGAAGTATACAGCGGAACCATTAACCTTTATGGTTCTTTTATCATGGAAACAACAAAAATAGGTGAAGACAGCTCCATACAAAAGTTGATCAAATTAGTTGAATCTTCAAAACCAGAAAACGCAAAAATTGTAAAAACAGCAGATAAATGGGCAACATTGATTGTAGTAATTGCATTTACAGTTTCAATATTAACATATTTATTCACATTCGAAATAACAAGATCAGTAACAATATTGGTAGTTTTCTGCCCATGCGCGTTAGTTTTAGCAACACCAACTGCAATAATGGCCGCAATAGGCAATTTAACAAAATATGGGATTTTAGTAAAAGACGGGGAGTCAATAGAAGAATTGGCTTGTGTTGATGAATTAATATTTGACAAAACCGGAACATTAACTAACGGAACACCAAAAGTCGTCAAAGTAATTTCTGAAAACCCTCATGAAATGATGCATTTGCTAGCTTCACTTGAATCAAAATCAGAACACCCCTTAGCAAAAGCAATTGTTAAACACTATAATAAAAATGATTTAGAAGAAGTTATGGAATTTAAAATGCATATAGGAAAGGGAATTACAGGCATGATTAACAAAAGAAAAATAACTGCAGGAAATAAACGATTATTGAAATCAGAAAAAATTCCAATAAAATTCGATGATGAAAACAAAAATGGAGAAATAGAAATATTTGTTGCAAAAGAAAAGGAAGTCATGGGGAAAATCATACTTGCAGATACAGTGCGGGAAAGCTCCAAACAAACAATCTCCAGTCTAAAAAAATTAAGAATCAAAACAACACTGCTTACAGGAGATAACGAAAAAACTGCAAAATCAATTGCAAATCAGGTAAATATCCGAAACATCAAATACAATTGCTTACCTGAAGATAAAACCAAATATATTGAATGTGAACAAAAAAAGAAACACAGAATTGCAATGATAGGTGACGGAATAAATGATGCACCTTCCCTTAGAAAATCAAATGTTGGAATAGCAATGGGGAAAATTGGAAGTGACATTTCTCTTGAAGCTGCAAAAATAGTATTAATAAAAGACAATATAGAACATATTCCACATTTAATCGAAATATCCAGAAAAACCATAAAAACAATCACTATTAGCATTGCCTTTGCACTGTCTTTAAACATAATAGCTATGGCATTAGCAGTTTTAGGAATTTTAAATCCGATAGAAGGAGCTTTAATCCATAATATAGGATCGGTAATTGTTATAATCTATTCTTCACTGCTGATTAAATATAAAAGTCAGAACATAGACTATATACCTAATTAA
- a CDS encoding metal-sensing transcriptional repressor, which yields MKQCMDTDNLHRRLKKIIGQLNAIDRMIEEDIPCEQILMQVNASKSALHKVGHIIVEGHLEHCVKQAIEKGDADEALGDISSILEYYSRL from the coding sequence ATGAAACAATGTATGGATACAGATAATCTCCATCGAAGATTAAAAAAAATCATCGGCCAATTAAATGCCATTGACCGTATGATTGAAGAGGATATTCCTTGCGAACAGATATTAATGCAAGTAAATGCATCAAAATCAGCACTGCATAAAGTTGGACATATTATTGTTGAAGGCCATTTAGAACACTGCGTTAAACAAGCTATTGAAAAAGGAGATGCAGATGAAGCCTTAGGTGATATTTCTTCAATTTTAGAATATTACTCCAGACTTTAA
- the top6B gene encoding DNA topoisomerase VI subunit B translates to MPNQEPGTDWRNDFKHLTPSEFFRKNKQMLGFTGKIRSLTIVFHELITNSFDAAEEAGILPEIDIELKRIDKEHYILRHKDNGPGIPEDYVMRVYCSMFAGSKFRNIQSRGQQGLGCSGCVLLSQMTTGKPARVISCYKENGNIKGVKMKFQMDVKNNRGILMQREEIPAESTGVCIELQFKEVSYSLAEQGAFEYIRRTMIGNPHAKITFRDPSGHKYIFKRAADIIPVLPKEVLPHPKGVSADDIMTMAQNTDSRRYKSMLTSSLSRMSNKRVDEISEVTGIDMNKRPKDMTFQEAEAIVHCFKKMKFMAPPTDGLIPIGSEQIEKGMKQILKPEFVETITRKPVTYQGGVSFIIEAGLAYGGDAGRIVNDQRKSEIMRFANRVPLTFDAGSCAITEALKSIDWKRYGLKDLDNTPLTLFVNIISTQVPYLSTGKQSVSPEPEIVHEIRQATMKLARKLQKHIRAKKAAKEKEKRSKVFEDYMPVIIEEAAKLGETGVPEYQEVLAKVTKRALAELLGENVEEEEEEEEIEAIIMEEVDERGYAVEEGNSTLDNFTEEDIDDGFED, encoded by the coding sequence TTGCCGAATCAAGAACCGGGAACCGATTGGAGAAATGATTTTAAGCACTTAACTCCATCAGAGTTCTTTAGGAAAAATAAACAGATGTTAGGATTTACCGGTAAAATCCGTTCACTGACTATTGTATTTCACGAATTAATTACAAACAGTTTTGATGCAGCTGAAGAAGCAGGAATATTGCCGGAAATTGATATTGAATTAAAAAGAATTGACAAAGAACATTATATTCTCAGACATAAAGATAATGGCCCAGGTATTCCTGAAGATTATGTAATGAGAGTGTATTGTAGTATGTTTGCAGGATCCAAATTCAGAAACATACAATCCAGAGGACAGCAAGGATTAGGTTGTAGTGGTTGTGTATTACTCTCACAGATGACTACAGGTAAACCTGCCCGAGTAATTTCATGTTACAAAGAAAATGGAAATATTAAAGGAGTAAAAATGAAATTCCAGATGGATGTTAAAAACAACCGCGGAATTTTAATGCAAAGAGAGGAAATCCCTGCAGAAAGTACTGGAGTATGTATTGAATTACAATTTAAAGAAGTTTCTTACTCTCTTGCAGAACAGGGTGCTTTTGAATACATCAGAAGAACCATGATTGGAAACCCTCATGCGAAAATCACATTCAGAGACCCGTCAGGACATAAATATATATTTAAAAGAGCTGCAGACATAATTCCGGTTCTTCCAAAAGAAGTGTTACCTCATCCTAAAGGAGTGAGTGCAGACGACATAATGACAATGGCACAAAACACAGACAGCAGAAGATATAAAAGCATGCTGACCTCTTCATTATCCAGAATGTCCAATAAAAGAGTTGACGAGATAAGTGAAGTCACAGGAATTGACATGAACAAACGTCCAAAAGACATGACTTTCCAAGAAGCAGAAGCAATTGTTCACTGCTTTAAGAAAATGAAATTCATGGCCCCTCCAACTGACGGACTTATACCAATCGGATCAGAGCAAATCGAAAAGGGTATGAAACAGATTCTCAAACCTGAATTTGTAGAAACAATTACAAGAAAACCGGTAACTTATCAAGGAGGTGTTTCATTTATCATTGAAGCAGGTCTCGCATATGGCGGAGACGCCGGTAGAATTGTAAATGACCAAAGAAAATCCGAGATTATGAGATTTGCAAATAGAGTTCCATTAACTTTTGATGCTGGAAGTTGTGCTATTACAGAAGCTCTTAAAAGCATTGACTGGAAACGTTACGGCCTTAAAGATTTAGACAACACTCCATTAACTTTATTTGTAAACATTATTTCAACACAGGTACCTTACCTTTCAACTGGAAAACAAAGTGTATCTCCTGAACCTGAAATCGTTCACGAAATCAGACAGGCAACCATGAAATTGGCTCGTAAACTTCAAAAACATATAAGAGCTAAAAAAGCGGCAAAAGAAAAAGAAAAACGTTCCAAAGTATTTGAAGATTATATGCCGGTAATCATCGAAGAAGCTGCAAAACTTGGAGAAACCGGAGTTCCTGAATACCAGGAAGTCTTGGCAAAAGTTACCAAAAGAGCTCTTGCAGAATTGCTTGGTGAAAATGTTGAAGAAGAAGAGGAAGAAGAAGAAATTGAAGCAATCATTATGGAAGAAGTTGATGAAAGAGGATATGCTGTTGAAGAAGGAAATAGTACTCTTGATAATTTCACAGAAGAAGATATTGACGATGGATTTGAAGACTAG
- a CDS encoding DNA topoisomerase IV subunit A: MTEVKEDKKSHKEVRKEYTYNKLKGLGQEIIEEIEKQKVPSIKVPSRGTGNIVYDDAKRYYVLGDRYGRRSLGNVKQIRKLGQMVYVANFCKDLVAREKTATIREMYYVSEGWGISFKTQQESNIVGEDLEVTLGTTREDLGLMPEEDGASVYGDITLLDDDVEINAAKAGKSGYTISPTIDQVEFLDCGVERVIAVETMGMFHRMVQENANKRFNTLIVGLKGQAARATRRFIKRVNEELGLPVYICNDGDPWGFHIAQVIISGSAKLAHVNHDLATPDAKFMGVTASDIINYELPTDKLKDVDVMRLKELAKDPRYKSDFWQTEIKKMLKIGKKAEQQSFSKYGLEYVVDTYFPQKLEEMEN; encoded by the coding sequence ATGACTGAAGTAAAGGAAGATAAAAAATCTCATAAGGAAGTTAGAAAAGAATACACCTACAATAAATTAAAAGGATTAGGTCAGGAAATCATTGAAGAAATTGAAAAGCAAAAAGTTCCTTCAATTAAAGTTCCTTCCAGAGGTACAGGAAACATTGTTTACGATGATGCTAAAAGATACTACGTGTTAGGAGACAGATACGGTAGAAGATCTTTAGGAAATGTAAAGCAAATAAGAAAATTAGGTCAAATGGTATATGTTGCCAATTTCTGTAAGGATTTGGTTGCACGTGAAAAAACAGCTACAATCAGGGAAATGTATTACGTTTCCGAAGGATGGGGAATAAGTTTCAAAACACAGCAAGAATCAAACATTGTCGGAGAAGATTTAGAGGTAACTCTTGGAACAACACGTGAAGACTTAGGTTTAATGCCTGAAGAAGACGGAGCATCCGTATATGGAGACATCACATTATTAGATGACGATGTTGAAATTAATGCTGCAAAAGCTGGAAAATCCGGTTATACCATTTCACCAACCATTGACCAGGTTGAATTCTTAGACTGCGGTGTTGAAAGAGTTATCGCTGTGGAAACCATGGGGATGTTTCATAGGATGGTTCAGGAAAATGCTAATAAAAGATTCAACACATTAATTGTTGGACTTAAAGGACAAGCCGCACGTGCTACAAGAAGATTCATTAAAAGAGTTAATGAAGAATTAGGTTTGCCTGTTTATATTTGTAACGACGGAGACCCTTGGGGATTCCACATTGCACAGGTAATTATTTCCGGAAGTGCAAAATTAGCTCACGTTAACCATGATTTGGCAACACCTGATGCTAAATTTATGGGAGTAACTGCATCAGATATCATTAATTATGAGTTGCCAACAGATAAACTCAAAGATGTTGATGTAATGAGACTTAAAGAGCTTGCAAAAGACCCAAGGTATAAAAGTGATTTCTGGCAAACTGAAATCAAAAAAATGCTTAAAATTGGTAAAAAAGCAGAACAGCAATCTTTCTCCAAATACGGGCTTGAATATGTAGTAGACACATATTTCCCACAAAAACTTGAAGAGATGGAAAATTAA
- a CDS encoding heavy-metal-associated domain-containing protein, with translation MGMHCPSCVNAVELSLKDIDGIDDAKADLDSGITTISMSGDVSDADIEEAVKEAGFKVE, from the coding sequence GTGGGTATGCACTGTCCTTCCTGTGTAAACGCTGTTGAATTGTCATTAAAAGATATTGATGGAATTGATGATGCAAAAGCGGATCTTGATTCCGGAATTACAACTATTTCAATGTCTGGCGACGTAAGTGATGCTGATATTGAAGAAGCTGTTAAAGAAGCCGGATTTAAAGTAGAATAA
- a CDS encoding KH domain-containing protein, producing the protein MPETDYLKVPQNRIGALIGSKGGVKKAIEKATGTILDIDGEEGTVYITPTEDMDDPLGVWNANHIVKAVARGFNPEVALKLVSDDVYLEVISLPAYIGKSKKALARHKARIIGKDGKTREIIMDLLEVDMVIYGKTVSLIGEMDNIMIAKEAIEMILKGSRHKTVYGFLEHKKESLKMKEFKDLVGIEDDKIEFKDGIEFDENMLQ; encoded by the coding sequence ATGCCAGAAACAGATTATTTAAAAGTACCTCAAAATAGAATAGGGGCATTAATTGGAAGCAAAGGAGGAGTTAAAAAAGCCATTGAAAAAGCAACAGGAACTATTCTTGATATAGATGGTGAAGAAGGAACAGTTTATATCACTCCTACTGAAGACATGGATGATCCATTAGGCGTTTGGAATGCAAATCATATTGTTAAGGCTGTAGCCAGAGGATTTAATCCTGAAGTTGCATTAAAATTAGTTAGTGATGATGTTTATTTAGAAGTAATCAGCTTACCGGCATATATCGGCAAATCCAAAAAAGCTCTTGCAAGACACAAAGCCAGAATTATTGGAAAAGACGGAAAAACACGTGAAATAATCATGGATCTGCTTGAAGTCGATATGGTGATATATGGTAAAACAGTTTCATTAATTGGTGAAATGGACAATATAATGATTGCCAAAGAAGCTATTGAGATGATATTGAAGGGTTCAAGGCATAAAACAGTTTACGGGTTTTTAGAGCATAAAAAAGAATCCTTGAAAATGAAAGAATTCAAAGATCTCGTTGGAATTGAAGACGATAAAATCGAATTCAAAGACGGAATTGAATTTGACGAAAATATGTTACAGTAA
- a CDS encoding phosphorylating glyceraldehyde-3-phosphate dehydrogenase encodes MKTVAINGYGTIGKRVADAVAAQDDMKVIGVSKTRPNYEAKTAVEEKNYPLYIGIPEREQMFKDAGIEIAGTVEDMIQEADVVVDCTPGTIGPQNLEMYKKAGVKAIYQGGEDHELTGLSFNAISNYDDSYGADYTRVVSCNTTGLTRTLHTIDSVADIKKVRAVMVRRGSDPSEIKKGPINAIVPNPPKVPSHHGPDVKTVMKGIDVTTMALLVPTTLMHQHNIMVEINNDVETEDILETLEKRSRVIVVSAEEGLGSTAELMEYAKELGRNRNDLYEIPVWRESVNVVGNELFYMQAVHQESDVVPENIDAIRALLEMESDNEKSIAKTNKAMGIF; translated from the coding sequence ATGAAAACTGTTGCTATAAATGGTTATGGAACAATCGGTAAGAGAGTGGCTGATGCTGTAGCTGCTCAGGATGATATGAAAGTAATTGGTGTAAGTAAAACTAGACCAAACTACGAAGCAAAAACTGCAGTTGAAGAAAAAAACTATCCATTATACATTGGAATTCCGGAAAGAGAACAAATGTTCAAAGATGCAGGAATTGAAATAGCCGGTACTGTTGAAGACATGATTCAGGAAGCAGATGTGGTTGTTGACTGTACTCCAGGAACTATTGGGCCGCAAAACCTTGAGATGTATAAAAAGGCAGGAGTTAAAGCAATTTACCAGGGCGGAGAAGACCACGAGTTAACTGGCCTTTCATTTAATGCTATTTCCAATTATGATGATTCATACGGTGCAGATTATACCAGAGTAGTATCCTGTAACACTACAGGATTAACCCGTACATTACATACTATTGATTCAGTTGCAGATATTAAAAAAGTTAGAGCAGTGATGGTAAGAAGAGGATCAGACCCGTCTGAAATTAAAAAGGGGCCTATTAATGCAATTGTCCCAAATCCTCCGAAAGTACCTTCCCACCACGGGCCTGATGTGAAGACCGTTATGAAGGGAATTGATGTTACAACTATGGCATTGCTGGTTCCAACCACATTAATGCACCAGCACAACATCATGGTTGAAATTAATAATGATGTAGAAACCGAAGATATCCTTGAAACTTTAGAAAAACGTTCTAGAGTCATTGTTGTTTCAGCAGAAGAAGGACTTGGATCTACTGCAGAATTAATGGAATATGCTAAAGAACTTGGAAGAAACAGAAATGACTTATATGAAATTCCGGTTTGGAGAGAATCCGTCAATGTTGTAGGAAACGAATTATTCTACATGCAAGCAGTGCACCAAGAATCCGACGTTGTTCCTGAAAATATTGATGCCATCCGTGCACTTTTAGAAATGGAAAGTGACAACGAAAAATCAATTGCTAAAACCAATAAGGCTATGGGAATATTCTAA